One segment of Niabella beijingensis DNA contains the following:
- a CDS encoding TlpA family protein disulfide reductase, which yields MKQLLLLLNVLIAVPAITQEIRPVSFEDRTTTTYISKRKPPVLHLQLLNAPEKEADVTYTLVTFDPGFQKPQNTRLNRNGEAVIVLEHPLPFQQIWLAVKNYLYAGIYVNTDLTVTIDAARLKGKEAYMIADGITYTGTDGELNRVMNEKVIFKQEERNQLHSLLVDLSIKKANANRNTQHLDSLNAHYETTADSIYRKLDAMNNSFLEKHPRFGWAVRNETASGFYEWLITGYSGTAIPEKYLEKIRHHRPYFTSNDGLLFYRSLSRYYAFKESAGEPDMIEVLYKNRANYNTVKKQLLDSLMYYKKQDTGDGRNAVVVKTLNKRMRELFGSEITRINVDNYISRIEKYNDPVRADILKIFLLELGKDEFAVTYPQILDAVRTGWCKALIREELAAATQKQQDINAVLAKASRLEDREAYIGRPLATLPFGASLYRLDSIRNAEDFIANLKSRFKDKAIIIDFWATWCGPCIADMPYSKKLHAANRELPVEYVYLCTSASSSEKLWKDRLVSLEIPGTHIYMDDIVVNKLKSAFNAGGGFPAYVVIDINGKSHPDRISYMQQLDGDKLKDVTGL from the coding sequence ATGAAACAACTGTTACTGTTATTGAATGTGTTGATTGCCGTACCGGCCATCACCCAGGAGATCAGACCGGTATCCTTTGAGGACCGGACCACCACCACCTATATCAGTAAGCGGAAACCACCGGTTTTGCACCTACAACTCCTGAACGCGCCGGAAAAGGAGGCGGATGTAACGTACACGCTGGTGACGTTTGATCCGGGTTTTCAAAAACCGCAAAATACCAGACTGAACCGTAACGGGGAAGCGGTTATTGTGCTGGAACACCCCCTGCCCTTCCAGCAGATATGGCTGGCGGTAAAAAATTATTTATATGCCGGCATTTATGTAAACACGGATCTTACTGTTACCATTGATGCCGCCCGCTTAAAGGGAAAAGAGGCGTATATGATCGCTGACGGCATCACCTATACCGGCACAGACGGGGAATTGAACAGGGTCATGAATGAAAAAGTGATCTTTAAACAGGAAGAACGTAATCAGCTGCACAGTTTATTAGTAGATCTGTCCATCAAAAAGGCAAATGCCAACCGGAATACGCAACACCTGGACAGTTTAAACGCACACTATGAAACAACAGCGGACTCCATATACCGGAAGCTGGATGCAATGAACAATTCTTTTTTAGAAAAGCATCCGCGATTCGGTTGGGCCGTGCGGAATGAAACCGCTTCCGGATTTTATGAATGGCTCATCACCGGGTATTCGGGAACAGCGATCCCGGAAAAGTATCTTGAAAAGATCCGGCACCACCGTCCCTACTTTACCAGTAATGACGGCCTGCTCTTTTACCGGTCGCTGAGCCGGTATTACGCTTTTAAAGAAAGCGCCGGTGAGCCGGATATGATCGAAGTGTTGTATAAGAACCGGGCCAATTACAATACCGTCAAAAAGCAGCTGCTGGACTCGTTGATGTATTATAAAAAACAGGATACCGGTGACGGCAGGAATGCCGTTGTTGTAAAGACGTTGAATAAAAGAATGCGGGAGCTGTTTGGAAGCGAGATCACCCGGATCAACGTTGATAACTACATTTCACGTATTGAAAAATACAATGACCCCGTCAGGGCGGATATTTTAAAAATATTTTTGCTGGAATTGGGCAAAGATGAATTTGCCGTCACCTATCCTCAGATCCTGGATGCTGTTAGAACCGGCTGGTGCAAGGCGCTTATCCGGGAAGAACTGGCAGCAGCAACACAGAAACAGCAAGATATAAATGCGGTACTGGCAAAAGCCTCCCGGCTGGAAGACCGTGAAGCGTATATCGGCAGGCCGCTGGCCACATTACCCTTTGGGGCAAGCCTGTATCGCCTGGACAGCATCCGTAATGCGGAAGATTTTATTGCCAACCTGAAAAGCCGGTTTAAAGATAAGGCGATCATCATTGACTTCTGGGCTACCTGGTGCGGACCCTGTATCGCTGATATGCCCTACAGCAAAAAACTGCACGCGGCCAACAGGGAATTGCCGGTTGAATATGTGTACCTGTGCACCAGCGCCTCATCGAGCGAAAAATTGTGGAAGGACCGGCTGGTGAGCCTTGAAATACCCGGCACCCATATTTATATGGACGATATTGTAGTTAACAAGCTGAAATCGGCCTTCAATGCCGGAGGCGGGTTCCCTGCTTATGTGGTGATCGATATCAATGGCAAAAGCCATCCCGACCGGATCAGTTACATGCAGCAGCTGGACGGGGATAAACTGAAAGATGTAACCGGGTTATAA